The following are encoded together in the Geobacter sulfurreducens PCA genome:
- the arcC gene encoding carbamate kinase has protein sequence MTDSPTRPILLVALGGNALIRPGERGTCAEQFANLRRPMGQIARLTDRYRLIITHGNGPQVGNLLMQQESCAEVPAMPLEILVAQTQGQIGYMIESTLESELLALGGAKRCLVSLISYVQVAEDDPAFRTPTKPIGPHYTAEEAARFTWPMVSTPRGFRRVVASPEPLTVVEKDEIQRLVEMDFIVVCCGGGGIPVTREGRAFHGVDAVIDKDLASACLGREVGVDTLVIATDVAGVATGFGTAGETFLRRLDAARAEQLLAAGEFPPGSMGPKVEAAVRFVRGGGTRAVICHLDEIEAAVAGTAGTEITGGTT, from the coding sequence ATGACCGACAGCCCGACCCGGCCCATCCTGCTGGTTGCCCTCGGCGGCAACGCCCTGATCCGCCCTGGCGAACGGGGGACCTGCGCGGAGCAGTTCGCCAACCTGCGGCGTCCCATGGGGCAGATCGCCCGGTTGACCGACCGGTACCGGCTCATCATCACCCACGGCAACGGGCCCCAGGTGGGCAACCTCCTCATGCAGCAGGAGTCATGCGCCGAGGTGCCGGCCATGCCCCTGGAGATCCTGGTGGCCCAGACCCAGGGGCAGATCGGCTACATGATCGAATCGACCCTGGAGAGCGAACTCCTGGCCCTGGGCGGGGCGAAGCGGTGCCTGGTGAGCCTGATCAGCTACGTGCAGGTGGCGGAGGACGATCCCGCGTTCCGCACCCCCACCAAGCCCATCGGCCCCCACTACACGGCGGAGGAGGCCGCGCGCTTCACCTGGCCCATGGTGAGCACCCCCCGGGGATTCCGCCGGGTGGTGGCCTCGCCCGAGCCCCTGACCGTGGTGGAGAAGGACGAGATCCAACGGCTGGTGGAGATGGATTTCATCGTGGTCTGCTGCGGGGGCGGCGGCATCCCCGTGACCCGGGAGGGCCGCGCCTTTCACGGCGTGGATGCGGTGATCGACAAGGACCTGGCCAGCGCCTGCCTCGGCCGGGAAGTGGGGGTGGATACCCTGGTCATCGCCACGGACGTGGCCGGGGTGGCCACCGGCTTCGGCACGGCAGGGGAGACGTTCCTGCGGCGGCTGGACGCGGCGCGGGCGGAGCAGTTGCTGGCGGCGGGCGAGTTTCCTCCCGGCTCCATGGGGCCGAAGGTGGAGGCGGCCGTCCGCTTTGTCCGGGGGGGCGGCACGCGGGCCGTCATCTGCCATCTGGACGAGATCGAGGCCGCGGTGGCGGGAACGGCGGGGACTGAGATAACCGGAGGGACGACATGA
- a CDS encoding sensor histidine kinase: MSDMDDERRPSPEAMLKLAQAEEAEAKRGKLKIFLGYAAGVGKTYAMLQAARERRHEGRDVVAAYVESHGRPETDALLEGLEILPAARIEYQGVMLPELDIDGVLARRPQLALVDELAHTNAPGSRHEKRWQDVEELLAAGIDVFTTVNVQHFESLNDVVAQITGIAVRETVPDRLLDLAAEIRLVDIPPEDLLQRLREGKVYVPEQAAFAAEKFFRAGNLIALRELSLRRAAVRVDEEMRAYMEARAIPGPWPAAERLLVSISGSPFSERLIRTTRRLADELKAPWFTVYVETPGNGRHEQENRKRVWKDLRLAESLGAQVATVTATSVAEALIDYARRHNVTRIVVGKPAKPRWREFLRLPLVDRIIRLSGAIDVHVVSYEPAEAGKGPVLPVRRGPISFSGYLASLALVVAASLACLLLRPFLAPTNMVMIYLLAVVLAALRLGLKPAILTAFLGVLAFDFFFIPPHLTFAVADTQYLITFVALFTVGVVISTLVSTVRERAEAVREREEQTASLYYLSRDLAAAADIETLVAAVIRNIGETLFARAAVLLPEGDRLRVAAASKGLKPDVKEMAVADWAFRNRQTAGQGTETLASAGFLYLPLQTSGSVLGVLGVRLKNDADYRSTQVRRMLDAFTSQTAMALERVQLSRQAEQAQILQARENLERALLNSISHDLRTPLVAITGALDTLRDKVHTLADESRLELLDTAWEEAERLNRFVGNLLDMTRLESGAIKLKRELSDVQDLIGCALAALERRIGERGIDVRLAPDLPLVRIDMVLMTQVLVNLLDNALKYSPPDSGVEITARVDGGRLRIEMADRGPGIPEQDLKRVFDKFYRIAVPEGAQGTGLGLSICKGIVEAHGGSIRAENRTGGGLRVIVTLPLAGGAKEGVSHGP, encoded by the coding sequence ATGAGTGATATGGACGACGAGAGACGCCCCTCGCCGGAGGCGATGCTGAAGCTGGCCCAGGCCGAAGAGGCCGAGGCAAAGCGGGGGAAGCTGAAGATCTTCCTCGGCTACGCCGCCGGTGTCGGCAAGACCTACGCCATGCTGCAGGCGGCCCGGGAGCGCAGGCATGAAGGGCGCGACGTGGTGGCCGCCTACGTGGAATCCCACGGCCGACCGGAAACCGATGCACTCCTGGAAGGGCTGGAAATCCTCCCCGCGGCCCGGATCGAGTACCAGGGGGTCATGCTCCCGGAGCTGGATATCGACGGGGTGCTGGCCCGCCGGCCCCAGCTCGCCCTGGTGGACGAGCTGGCCCACACCAACGCGCCAGGCTCCCGGCACGAGAAGCGCTGGCAGGACGTGGAGGAACTGCTGGCGGCCGGCATCGACGTCTTCACCACGGTCAACGTCCAGCACTTCGAGAGCCTCAACGACGTGGTGGCGCAGATCACCGGCATCGCCGTGCGCGAGACCGTGCCGGACCGCCTCCTGGACCTGGCGGCGGAGATCCGGTTGGTGGACATCCCGCCGGAGGATCTCCTGCAGCGGTTGCGCGAAGGGAAGGTCTACGTGCCGGAGCAGGCCGCGTTTGCCGCGGAAAAGTTCTTCCGCGCCGGCAACCTGATCGCCCTGCGGGAGCTATCGCTCCGCCGCGCCGCGGTCCGCGTGGACGAAGAGATGCGGGCCTACATGGAGGCGCGGGCCATTCCGGGCCCCTGGCCGGCGGCCGAGCGGCTTCTGGTGAGCATCAGCGGCAGCCCGTTCAGCGAGCGGCTGATCCGGACCACCCGCCGCCTGGCGGACGAACTGAAGGCCCCCTGGTTCACGGTCTACGTGGAGACCCCCGGCAACGGCAGGCATGAGCAGGAAAACCGGAAACGGGTCTGGAAGGATCTCCGCCTGGCGGAAAGCCTCGGCGCCCAGGTCGCCACCGTCACCGCCACGTCGGTGGCGGAGGCGCTCATCGACTACGCCCGCAGGCACAACGTGACCAGGATCGTGGTCGGCAAGCCGGCAAAGCCGCGCTGGCGCGAGTTTCTGCGCCTCCCCCTGGTCGACCGGATTATCCGCCTGAGCGGCGCCATCGATGTGCACGTGGTCAGCTACGAGCCGGCCGAGGCCGGAAAGGGGCCGGTCCTTCCCGTACGGAGGGGGCCGATCTCCTTCTCCGGCTACCTGGCGAGCCTGGCACTGGTCGTCGCGGCCTCCCTGGCCTGCCTCCTGCTCCGTCCCTTCCTGGCGCCGACCAACATGGTCATGATCTACCTGCTGGCAGTGGTGCTGGCGGCACTGAGGCTCGGCCTCAAGCCGGCCATCCTCACGGCCTTTCTGGGGGTCCTGGCCTTCGACTTCTTCTTCATTCCGCCGCACCTGACCTTTGCCGTGGCAGACACCCAGTACCTGATCACCTTTGTCGCCCTGTTCACCGTGGGCGTGGTCATCAGCACCCTGGTCTCCACGGTGCGCGAACGGGCCGAGGCCGTGCGGGAACGGGAGGAGCAGACCGCCTCCCTCTACTATCTGAGCCGCGACCTGGCAGCAGCCGCCGACATCGAGACCCTCGTGGCCGCCGTGATCAGGAACATCGGCGAGACCCTGTTCGCCAGGGCCGCCGTGCTCCTTCCCGAGGGAGACCGGCTCAGAGTCGCCGCCGCCAGCAAGGGGCTCAAGCCCGACGTCAAGGAGATGGCCGTGGCCGACTGGGCGTTCCGCAACCGCCAGACCGCGGGCCAGGGGACCGAAACCCTCGCCTCGGCGGGATTTCTCTACCTGCCGCTCCAGACATCGGGCTCCGTCCTCGGGGTGCTGGGGGTCAGGCTGAAAAACGATGCCGATTACCGCTCCACCCAGGTCCGCCGCATGCTGGACGCATTCACCTCCCAGACCGCCATGGCCCTCGAGCGGGTCCAGCTCTCCCGGCAGGCCGAGCAGGCCCAGATCCTCCAGGCCCGCGAGAACCTCGAACGGGCCCTGCTCAACTCCATCTCCCACGACCTGCGTACCCCCCTGGTCGCCATCACCGGCGCCCTGGACACCCTGCGCGACAAGGTCCATACCCTGGCCGACGAATCCCGGCTGGAACTGCTCGACACCGCGTGGGAAGAGGCAGAGCGGCTGAACCGCTTCGTGGGCAACCTCCTCGACATGACCCGCCTGGAGTCCGGGGCGATCAAACTGAAACGGGAGCTGAGCGATGTTCAGGACTTGATCGGGTGCGCCCTGGCGGCCCTGGAGCGGCGGATCGGCGAGCGCGGGATCGACGTGCGCCTTGCTCCCGACCTGCCCCTGGTCAGGATAGACATGGTCCTGATGACCCAGGTGCTGGTCAATCTGCTCGACAATGCGCTGAAATATTCGCCGCCCGACAGCGGCGTGGAGATAACGGCCCGGGTGGACGGAGGCAGGCTCCGCATCGAGATGGCAGACCGCGGCCCGGGCATTCCCGAGCAGGACCTGAAGCGGGTATTCGACAAGTTCTACCGCATTGCGGTTCCCGAAGGGGCGCAGGGAACCGGGCTGGGGCTTTCCATCTGCAAAGGAATCGTCGAGGCCCACGGCGGCTCCATCCGGGCCGAGAACCGGACCGGGGGCGGGCTCCGGGTGATCGTGACCCTGCCGCTGGCCGGCGGGGCGAAAGAGGGTGTTTCCCATGGGCCATGA
- a CDS encoding response regulator, protein MGHEANAINRPRILIVDDEAAIRRFLRTVLDAEEFSLHQAETGHAALAAAAAIRPDLILLDLGLPDLDGVEVIRRIREWSPVPIIVLSVREREDDKVHALDAGADDYLTKPFGIGELLARMRVVLRRSIRQAPEPICRIGGLEVDLPRRRVTVDGVEVQLTPTEYELLRLLAVHAGKVLTHSQILRQIWGVAHVEQPHVLRVNISNLRRKIESDPTRPRYLLTEPGVGYRLKAE, encoded by the coding sequence ATGGGCCATGAAGCGAACGCCATCAACCGGCCGCGGATCCTGATCGTGGACGACGAAGCGGCGATCCGCCGCTTTCTCCGCACCGTCCTCGACGCGGAGGAGTTCTCGCTCCACCAGGCCGAAACGGGTCACGCCGCGCTGGCCGCAGCCGCGGCCATCCGGCCCGATCTCATCCTCCTGGATCTGGGGCTGCCGGACCTGGACGGGGTGGAGGTCATCAGGCGGATCAGGGAGTGGTCGCCGGTGCCGATCATCGTGCTGTCGGTCCGGGAGCGGGAGGACGACAAGGTGCATGCCCTGGATGCCGGGGCGGACGACTACCTGACCAAGCCCTTCGGCATCGGGGAACTGCTGGCGAGGATGCGGGTGGTACTGCGCCGCTCCATCCGGCAGGCGCCCGAACCGATCTGCCGGATCGGCGGGCTTGAGGTGGATCTGCCGCGCCGCCGCGTGACCGTGGACGGAGTCGAGGTACAGCTCACCCCCACCGAGTACGAGCTGCTGCGCCTCCTGGCGGTCCACGCCGGCAAGGTCCTGACCCACAGCCAGATCCTCCGGCAGATCTGGGGGGTTGCCCATGTGGAACAGCCCCATGTGCTGCGGGTGAACATCAGCAATCTCCGCCGCAAGATCGAGTCCGATCCCACGCGCCCCCGCTACCTCCTGACCGAGCCCGGGGTCGGCTATCGTTTGAAGGCCGAGTGA
- a CDS encoding L-lactate MFS transporter has translation MSEQVKNKGWQVALAGTGINLALGVLYAWSIFKGAIKTSIEKGGPGAFDWDLASINDPYAVCCLTFAFAMILAGKCQDKIGPARTALIGGLLVGIGFTLLSQSNAYMAWVMGFGILAGAGFGFGYSAATPPALKWFPSSKTGLIAGIVVAGFGLAPVYIAPVSSYLLGTVGIQQAMLIYAVAFAIVVCGLSFFLVNPPAGYVPADVPKADGTAKAAPAKPAVNATASEMLRSGKFYILWVTYFIGAGAGLMVIGSVAGIAKKSMGSMAFLAVAIMALGNAGGRVVAGVLSDKIGRMATLLIMFVFQAVLMFAAIPVVGAGHPNAVLVVLLATFMGFNYGANLALFPSFSKDYWGLKNYGLNYGILFTAWGVGGFVMGRASEMLNTQTGSFNASFILAGALLSVGALVSLALKPAKAATPATAAAQPVPRNDFMESFMRGWADFLGFTPSTPRGTR, from the coding sequence ATGTCGGAACAAGTCAAAAACAAGGGGTGGCAAGTAGCCCTCGCCGGCACCGGGATCAACCTGGCACTCGGCGTTCTCTACGCATGGAGTATCTTCAAGGGCGCCATCAAGACGTCAATCGAGAAGGGGGGCCCGGGGGCCTTCGACTGGGACCTGGCTTCCATCAATGACCCCTACGCGGTCTGCTGCCTGACCTTCGCCTTTGCCATGATCCTTGCCGGCAAGTGCCAGGACAAGATCGGTCCGGCCCGCACCGCCCTCATCGGCGGCCTGCTGGTGGGCATCGGCTTCACCCTCCTCTCCCAGAGCAATGCCTACATGGCATGGGTCATGGGCTTCGGCATCCTGGCCGGCGCCGGCTTCGGCTTCGGCTACTCCGCCGCCACGCCGCCGGCCCTCAAGTGGTTCCCCTCGTCCAAGACGGGCCTCATCGCCGGAATCGTGGTGGCCGGCTTCGGCCTTGCCCCGGTTTACATCGCTCCGGTCTCCAGCTATCTCCTGGGCACCGTGGGCATCCAGCAGGCCATGCTGATCTACGCCGTCGCCTTCGCGATCGTCGTCTGCGGCCTCTCCTTCTTCCTGGTCAACCCGCCAGCCGGCTACGTGCCTGCCGACGTTCCCAAGGCCGACGGCACGGCCAAGGCGGCCCCGGCCAAGCCGGCGGTCAATGCCACGGCATCCGAGATGCTCCGCTCCGGCAAGTTCTACATTCTCTGGGTCACCTACTTCATCGGCGCCGGCGCCGGCCTCATGGTCATCGGCAGCGTGGCCGGCATCGCCAAGAAGAGCATGGGGAGCATGGCGTTCCTGGCAGTTGCGATCATGGCCCTTGGCAACGCGGGCGGCCGGGTCGTGGCGGGCGTCCTCTCCGACAAGATCGGCCGGATGGCGACGCTGCTCATCATGTTCGTGTTCCAGGCAGTCCTCATGTTCGCGGCCATCCCGGTCGTGGGAGCCGGGCACCCCAACGCCGTCCTCGTGGTGCTGCTGGCAACCTTCATGGGCTTCAACTACGGCGCCAACCTGGCCCTGTTCCCCTCCTTCAGCAAGGATTACTGGGGACTCAAGAACTACGGCCTCAACTACGGCATCCTGTTCACCGCCTGGGGCGTGGGCGGCTTCGTGATGGGACGCGCTTCCGAGATGCTGAACACCCAGACCGGCAGCTTCAACGCCTCCTTCATCCTGGCCGGCGCGCTGCTCTCGGTGGGCGCCCTCGTCTCCCTGGCACTGAAGCCGGCAAAGGCCGCCACCCCGGCCACCGCCGCGGCGCAGCCGGTTCCCCGCAACGACTTCATGGAGAGCTTCATGCGCGGTTGGGCCGACTTCCTCGGCTTCACCCCCTCCACCCCGCGCGGCACCCGCTAA
- a CDS encoding TatD family hydrolase translates to MNESGFLIDTHAHIDGHDFAADFDAMLSRAWEAGLSHIVTVGADLESSRAAVALAGRHERIWCAVGIHPHDAGRVTDRCYDEIRTLAQGNPKVAAIGEIGLDFFRDRSPRDEQEQVFRRFIRLARELALPIVVHDRDAHERVMAILREEKARDVGGVLHCFSGDLAMARECVDMGFLISIPGTVTYPSNEALREVVRGVKIEHLLVETDCPYLTPVPHRGKRNEPAYVRLTAEKVAELKGLSLEDVGRITSLNARRLFGIGESDQAARIAYRIRNSLYLNITNRCSNRCSFCAKFDDYTVKGHHLRLDHEPDSAEVLAAVGEPGPVDEIVFCGFGEPMLRLDLIVEVARELKKRGFRIRINTDGQANLVHGRNVLPELQGLVDCISVSLNAADADTYARLCNTPFGTNGFNGICRFLEEARLYIPTVVATAVTVPGIDVAAVRALAESLGVEFREREFAEVG, encoded by the coding sequence ATGAACGAGTCAGGTTTTCTCATCGACACCCACGCCCATATCGACGGCCACGACTTTGCGGCCGATTTCGACGCCATGCTCTCCCGCGCCTGGGAGGCGGGGCTTTCCCACATCGTCACGGTAGGGGCTGACCTGGAGTCCAGCCGGGCCGCAGTGGCACTGGCCGGCCGCCACGAGCGGATCTGGTGCGCCGTGGGCATCCATCCCCACGACGCGGGGCGGGTGACCGACCGCTGCTACGACGAGATCAGGACCCTGGCCCAGGGGAACCCCAAGGTGGCGGCCATCGGCGAAATCGGGCTCGACTTCTTCCGGGACCGCTCGCCCCGCGACGAGCAGGAACAGGTCTTCCGCCGCTTCATCAGGCTGGCCCGGGAACTGGCATTGCCCATCGTGGTGCACGACCGCGACGCCCACGAGCGGGTCATGGCGATCCTGCGCGAGGAAAAGGCCCGGGACGTGGGTGGCGTGCTCCACTGCTTCTCCGGCGACCTGGCCATGGCCAGGGAATGCGTGGACATGGGCTTCCTGATCTCCATCCCCGGCACCGTCACCTACCCTTCCAACGAAGCCCTGCGCGAGGTGGTGCGCGGCGTCAAGATCGAGCACCTGCTGGTGGAGACCGACTGTCCCTACCTCACCCCGGTCCCCCACCGCGGGAAGCGGAACGAGCCGGCCTACGTGCGGCTCACCGCCGAAAAAGTGGCGGAACTGAAAGGGCTCTCCCTGGAGGACGTGGGACGGATCACCTCCCTCAACGCCCGGCGGCTCTTCGGCATCGGGGAGAGCGACCAGGCGGCCCGGATCGCCTACCGGATCAGGAACTCCCTCTACCTGAACATCACCAACCGCTGCTCAAACCGCTGTTCCTTCTGCGCCAAGTTCGACGACTACACGGTGAAAGGACACCACCTCCGGCTGGACCACGAGCCGGACAGCGCCGAGGTGCTGGCTGCCGTCGGTGAGCCGGGGCCGGTGGATGAAATCGTCTTCTGCGGCTTCGGCGAGCCCATGCTCCGCCTCGACCTGATCGTGGAAGTGGCGCGGGAACTGAAGAAACGCGGCTTCCGCATCCGTATCAACACCGACGGCCAGGCGAACCTGGTCCACGGCCGCAACGTCCTGCCCGAACTGCAAGGCCTGGTGGACTGCATCTCCGTGAGCCTCAACGCCGCCGACGCCGACACGTACGCCCGCCTCTGCAACACCCCCTTCGGCACCAACGGCTTCAACGGCATCTGCCGGTTCCTGGAAGAGGCCCGGCTGTACATCCCCACGGTGGTGGCCACGGCCGTTACCGTGCCGGGCATCGACGTGGCCGCCGTGCGCGCCCTGGCCGAGTCCCTCGGCGTCGAGTTCCGGGAGCGCGAATTTGCCGAGGTGGGGTAA
- a CDS encoding KUP/HAK/KT family potassium transporter, with amino-acid sequence MKTEAQSYWGGIIKSMGLVFGDIGTSPIYTLTVIMTLTKPDAEHVLGILSLIVWTLIILVTVEYAWLAMSLGRKGEGGTIVLKEILIRLLKSGRQMAFAGFLAFLGVSLLLGDGVITPAISILSAVEGMRLIPGLEDLAQGGLILVAAVIAVFLFIFQFKGTDKVASAFGPIMVVWFSALTVSGLVSIIGTPTVVQAISPHHAVLFLKHNGLAGFFVLSEVILCATGGEALYADMGHLGRKPIIRAWYFVFCALVINYLGQGAFILRNPEAKNILFSMVKSQVPMLYIPFLLLTISATIIASQALISGVFSIVYQGITTRILPLMKVDYTSTHLKSQIYIGSVNWSLLVAVIFIMILFQRSENLAAAYGLAVTGTMFITGIMMTMIFSRTTKKWKVPIALAVTVIDFAYLTANLHKLPHGGYWSLVLASIPLAIMVIWTRGQRALYRSLKPLDLDTFLLSYEQIYAKGHNIPGTGLFFVRETPVVPPYVIHCIIRSNIIYERNVFVSLTRTDEPFDVRTKLTRGIGTGLDAFEVNAGYMERLDIEKLLKKHGVEEKVIFYGIEDIDTSNPVWRIFATIKRQSANFVQFNKLPVSKLQGVVTRVEM; translated from the coding sequence ATGAAGACTGAAGCCCAATCCTACTGGGGCGGCATCATCAAATCCATGGGCCTGGTGTTCGGCGACATCGGCACCAGCCCCATCTACACCCTCACGGTCATCATGACCCTGACCAAGCCCGACGCGGAGCACGTGCTCGGCATCCTCTCCCTCATCGTCTGGACCCTCATCATCCTCGTCACGGTCGAGTACGCCTGGCTGGCCATGAGCCTGGGCCGCAAGGGCGAAGGGGGAACCATCGTCCTGAAGGAGATCCTGATCCGGCTGCTCAAATCGGGACGCCAGATGGCCTTTGCGGGCTTTCTCGCCTTCCTCGGCGTCTCGCTGCTCCTGGGCGACGGCGTCATCACCCCGGCCATCAGTATCCTCTCCGCCGTGGAGGGAATGCGGCTGATCCCCGGCCTGGAGGACCTGGCCCAGGGGGGGCTGATCCTGGTGGCCGCGGTCATCGCGGTGTTTCTCTTCATCTTCCAGTTCAAGGGAACGGACAAGGTGGCCAGCGCCTTCGGCCCCATCATGGTCGTCTGGTTCTCGGCCCTGACGGTGTCGGGGCTGGTCTCGATCATCGGCACCCCCACGGTGGTCCAGGCGATCAGCCCCCACCACGCCGTCCTCTTCCTCAAGCACAACGGCCTGGCCGGCTTTTTCGTCCTCTCCGAGGTCATCCTCTGCGCCACCGGCGGCGAGGCCCTCTACGCCGACATGGGGCACCTGGGGAGAAAGCCGATCATCCGGGCCTGGTACTTCGTCTTCTGTGCCCTGGTCATCAACTACCTGGGCCAGGGGGCCTTCATCCTGCGCAACCCCGAGGCCAAGAACATCCTCTTCTCCATGGTGAAGAGCCAGGTGCCGATGCTCTACATCCCGTTCCTGCTCCTCACCATCTCGGCCACGATCATCGCCTCCCAGGCCCTGATCAGCGGGGTGTTCTCCATCGTCTACCAGGGGATCACCACCCGCATCCTGCCGCTGATGAAAGTGGATTACACCTCGACCCACCTGAAGTCCCAGATCTACATCGGCTCGGTCAACTGGTCGCTCCTGGTGGCGGTCATCTTCATCATGATCCTGTTCCAGCGGTCGGAAAACCTGGCCGCGGCCTACGGCCTGGCGGTGACCGGCACCATGTTCATCACCGGCATCATGATGACCATGATCTTCTCCCGCACCACCAAGAAGTGGAAGGTCCCCATCGCCCTGGCCGTGACCGTGATCGACTTCGCCTATCTCACCGCCAACCTGCACAAGCTGCCCCACGGCGGCTACTGGTCCCTGGTGCTCGCCTCCATCCCCCTGGCGATCATGGTGATCTGGACCCGGGGCCAGCGGGCCCTCTACCGCTCCCTCAAGCCCCTGGACCTGGACACCTTCCTCCTCTCCTACGAGCAAATCTACGCCAAGGGGCACAACATCCCCGGCACCGGGCTCTTTTTCGTGCGGGAGACCCCCGTGGTGCCCCCCTACGTGATCCACTGCATCATCAGGAGCAACATCATCTACGAGCGGAACGTGTTCGTCTCCCTGACGCGGACCGACGAGCCCTTTGACGTGAGGACGAAGCTGACGCGGGGAATCGGCACCGGGCTCGATGCCTTCGAGGTCAACGCCGGCTACATGGAGCGGCTGGACATCGAGAAACTGCTCAAGAAACACGGGGTCGAGGAAAAGGTCATCTTTTACGGCATCGAGGACATCGACACCAGCAACCCCGTCTGGCGGATCTTTGCCACCATCAAGCGCCAGAGTGCCAACTTCGTCCAGTTCAACAAGCTGCCGGTCAGCAAGCTTCAGGGGGTGGTGACGCGGGTCGAAATGTAG
- a CDS encoding cyclic 2,3-diphosphoglycerate synthase, with the protein MKRKRIIIMGAAGRDFHNFNCCFRDNPACRVVAFTATQIPYISDRRYPAELAGTLYPHGIPIVPEEQLEELIRRLRAEQVVFAYSDVAHERLMHTASRVLACGADFTLLGPDATMLASRLPVVSVCAVRTGCGKSQVVRYFCDILRERGIRPVVVRHPMPYGDLAAQAVERMESMADLDRFRCTIEEREEYEHLLDHGAIVYAGVDYRRILRRAEKEAAVIIWDGGNNDLPFFRPDLEIVVADPLRPGHETSWYPGEVNLRRAAVVVVNKVNAAEPAAVAAVEGAARSANPSAALVRTESVITVADGERIRGKRVLVIEDGPTITHGSMPSGAGLAAARQYGAAEVVDPRPWAAGSLRDVYAAWPHIGPVLPAMGYSPAQVADLALTIDSVPCDLVVAATPIDIARLTGTGRPVLRAFYNVVEGEGAPLRQAFETFLNT; encoded by the coding sequence ATGAAGCGGAAACGGATCATCATCATGGGGGCGGCCGGGCGGGACTTTCACAACTTCAACTGCTGCTTCCGGGACAACCCGGCCTGCCGGGTGGTGGCCTTCACCGCAACCCAGATTCCCTACATCAGCGACCGGCGCTACCCGGCGGAGCTGGCCGGAACACTCTATCCCCACGGCATCCCCATTGTCCCCGAAGAGCAGCTGGAGGAGCTCATCCGCCGCCTCAGGGCGGAGCAGGTGGTATTCGCCTACAGCGACGTGGCCCATGAGCGCCTGATGCACACGGCCTCCCGCGTGCTGGCCTGCGGGGCCGATTTCACCCTGCTGGGGCCCGACGCCACCATGCTCGCGAGCCGGCTCCCGGTGGTCTCGGTCTGCGCGGTGCGCACCGGCTGCGGCAAGAGCCAGGTGGTCCGCTATTTCTGCGATATCCTGCGGGAGCGGGGAATCCGCCCCGTGGTGGTCCGCCACCCCATGCCCTACGGTGACCTGGCCGCCCAGGCCGTGGAGCGGATGGAGAGCATGGCCGACCTGGACCGCTTCCGGTGCACCATCGAGGAACGGGAGGAGTACGAGCACCTCCTGGACCACGGGGCCATCGTTTACGCCGGGGTGGATTACCGCCGGATTCTGCGACGGGCGGAGAAGGAAGCGGCGGTCATCATCTGGGACGGGGGGAACAACGACCTCCCCTTTTTCCGACCCGACCTGGAGATCGTGGTGGCGGACCCCCTGCGCCCCGGCCATGAAACCTCCTGGTATCCGGGGGAGGTGAACCTGCGCCGGGCGGCAGTGGTGGTGGTGAACAAGGTGAACGCCGCGGAACCGGCGGCCGTGGCGGCGGTGGAGGGGGCGGCCCGGAGCGCGAACCCGTCGGCCGCGCTGGTGCGGACGGAATCGGTCATCACCGTGGCGGACGGCGAACGGATCAGGGGGAAGCGGGTGCTGGTGATCGAGGACGGCCCCACCATCACCCACGGCTCCATGCCCTCGGGCGCCGGGCTTGCCGCAGCCCGCCAGTACGGCGCCGCGGAGGTGGTCGACCCGCGCCCCTGGGCGGCGGGCTCGCTGCGGGATGTCTATGCCGCCTGGCCCCACATCGGGCCGGTCCTCCCGGCCATGGGCTACAGCCCCGCCCAGGTGGCCGACCTGGCCCTGACCATCGACTCGGTACCGTGCGACTTGGTGGTGGCCGCCACCCCCATCGACATCGCTCGCCTCACCGGCACCGGCCGGCCGGTGCTGCGCGCCTTCTACAACGTGGTCGAAGGGGAGGGGGCTCCGCTCCGGCAGGCCTTTGAAACCTTCCTGAACACCTAA
- the kdpC gene encoding potassium-transporting ATPase subunit KdpC: MKELKPAILMLIIFTILCGGIYPAVVTGIAQAVFPKQAKGSLITDARGREVGSTLIGQPFSGPKYFWPRPSATPEFGYNPAGSGGSNAGPANPAYLKTVGERIKALRDAGIKGSIPADLVQASASGLDPHISPEAAKVQIPRVARARGMSAGALSRLIAAHTEDRQLGFLGEPRINVLALNLALDTLMP; this comes from the coding sequence ATGAAAGAACTGAAACCCGCCATCCTGATGCTCATCATCTTCACCATCCTCTGCGGCGGCATCTACCCGGCGGTCGTCACCGGCATCGCCCAGGCCGTATTCCCGAAGCAGGCCAAGGGGAGCCTCATCACCGATGCGCGGGGACGTGAGGTCGGCTCGACCCTCATCGGACAACCATTCTCCGGGCCGAAGTATTTCTGGCCCCGTCCCTCGGCCACCCCTGAATTCGGTTACAACCCGGCCGGTTCCGGGGGTTCCAATGCCGGCCCCGCCAATCCTGCATACCTGAAAACGGTCGGAGAGCGGATCAAGGCTCTCCGTGACGCCGGCATCAAGGGCAGCATACCGGCTGATCTTGTCCAGGCCTCGGCCAGCGGCCTTGACCCCCATATCTCGCCGGAAGCGGCGAAGGTGCAGATCCCCCGCGTCGCCAGGGCCCGCGGGATGAGCGCAGGGGCGTTGAGCAGGCTCATCGCCGCCCATACAGAGGACCGTCAGCTCGGCTTCCTTGGAGAACCGCGGATTAACGTGCTTGCTCTGAATCTGGCATTGGATACACTGATGCCATGA